The Anopheles marshallii chromosome X, idAnoMarsDA_429_01, whole genome shotgun sequence genome includes a window with the following:
- the LOC128711788 gene encoding xaa-Pro aminopeptidase 3-like, translated as MFGVPNIFPMNRTKHCSLLVNKFFRWTNYKTNHVSPDAIFNRACHHATFGQPVHSTHPHLISPGEVLTGISLKEVKLRRQTFLHALRDYAARQIGAATNHIVIIPSANKKYMSHKIPYVFRQNTDFLYLSGCQEPDSVLVLEVDSNNNCKNTIFVRPKDKTAEMWDGPRTGVQFAQDVFGVEESFDINCLKEYLTKYGFANPNSIYWYDEKASDLADVSKMVRDVTNNQTKSPIELIQSLRLIKSESECVLMRKTCEIASKAINTTLENSYPGISEHEIYANVDYYTRINGANFLAYPPVVAGGSNATIIHYINNNQIVKGGELILMDAGCEYHGYTSDITRTWPVDGKFSDAHRVLYEVLLQVQKELLDCLQYQGGETLDQLFDTMCSKIGKYLQEIKLIPSSLSGLELSRAAYKFCPHHVSHYLGMDVHDTPLISRNIRLCPGMVCTVEPGIYIPTHKLDVPSEFRGVGLRIEDDVLIKPRKEIEILTKECVKDSTLLEDLVSCKTRGSLS; from the exons ATGTTCGGTGTTCCAAATATATTTCCAATGAATCGTACGAAGCACTGCAGTTTGCTggttaataaat TTTTCAGGTGgacaaattataaaacaaatcatgtaTCGCCTGATGCAATCTTCAACCGGGCATGCCATCATGCAACGTTCGGTCAGCCAGTACATAGCACTCATCCACATTTAATTAGTCCGGGAGAAGTGTTGACAGGAATATCACTGAAAGAAGTTAAACTTAGACGACAAACATTTCTACATGCATTACGGGACTATGCGGCTCGGCAGATTGGTGCTGCTACAAATCATATT gTTATTATACCATCCGCTAATAAGAAGTACATGAGCCACAAGATTCCGTACGTTTTTCGTCAAAACACAGATTTCTTATATTTAAGCGGTTGCCAAGAACCAGATAGTGTGCTTGTGCTGGAAGTTGATTCAAATAACAATtgtaaaaatacaatttttgttcGCCCGAAAGATAAAACTGCCGAGATGTGGGATGGACCCAGGACTGGTGTACAATTCGCTCAGGATGTGTTTGGAGTGGAGGAATCTTTTGATATTAATTGTTTAAAGGAATACTTGACGAAATACGGGTTTGCCAATCCCAACTCCATATACTGGTACGACGAAAAAGCGTCCGATTTGGCCGATGTATCTAAGATGGTTAGAGATGTAACCAACAATCAAACGAAATCACCAATCGAATTGATTCAAAGCCTTCGTCTGATAAAATCTgaaagtgagtgtgtgttgatGAGAAAAACGTGTGAGATCGCCTCTAAAGCTATCAATACGACGCTTGAGAATAGCTATCCTGGCATTAGTGAACATGAAATATACGCCAATGTGGACTACTACACGCGTATCAATGGAGCGAACTTTTTAGCGTACCCACCAGTGGTAGCTGGAGGTTCCAATGCTACGATTATCCATTATATAAACAACAATCAAATTGTAAAGGGTGGCGAATTGATATTGATGGATGCGGGATGTGAATATCATGGTTACACAAGCGATATTACAAGAACTTGGCCTGTTGATGGCAAATTCAGCGATGCTCATCGAGTTCTGTACGAAGTTCTTTTACAAGTTCAAAAAGAACTTTTAGACTGTTTACAATATCAAGGAGGTGAAACGTTAGATCAACTCTTCGATACGATGTGTTCCAAAATAGGCAAATATTTACAAGAAATCAAGTTAATACCTTCCTCGCTTTCTGGTCTGGAACTGTCTCGAGCCGCCTACAAATTTTGTCCCCATCATGTGTCTCATTATCTAGGTATGGATGTTCACGATACTCCTCTGATATCTAGAAACATTAGGTTATGCCCCGGAATGGTGTGTACAGTAGAACCAG gCATTTACATACCAACACACAAATTAGATGTTCCGAGTGAATTCCGTGGTGTAGGGTTGCGCATCGAGGATGACGTGCTGATTAAGCCaagaaaggaaatagaaaTTTTAACTAAAGAATGCGTAAAAGATTCTACGCTACTAGAAGACTTGGTAAGCTGTAAAACAAGAGGCTCGTTGTCTTAG
- the LOC128706845 gene encoding glutathione S-transferase theta-1-like, with protein MSRGLKLYYDFMSQPSRALYIFLSINKVPFERCPVALRKLEHKTTDYKTNVNRYGKVPCIVEQEFRLAESVAIYQYLCREYRVSPSWYPEDTVCKARIDEYLSWQHLNIRADVSLYFFHVWLNPLLGKEVDADKTDRLLERLNNGLNFFEQTLLCNGRQPFLAGDSISIADLSAACEIEQVKIAGYDPSSGRPYLAKWLKAVRECTNPYYDEAHKYVYRLAPEHIATPAVLDDD; from the exons ATGTCCCGTGGTCTTAAGCTGTACTATGATTTCATGTCGCAACCATCAAGAGCgctttatatatttttgtcGATCAACAAGGTTCCTTTCGAGCGATGCCCAGTAGCGCTTAGAAAAC ttgaacacaaaacaaccgatTACAAAACGAATGTTAACCGGTATGGAAAAGTGCCCTGCATTGTGGAGCAGGAGTTCCGACTCGCAGAGAGCGTTGCTATTTACCAATACCTATGCCGCGAGTATCGAGTATCGCCCAGTTGGTATCCGGAAGACACCGTATGCAAGGCGCGTATCGATGAATACCTTTCCTGGCAGCATTTGAATATACGCGCAGACGTATCCTTGTACTTTTTCCACGTTTGGTTAAATCCACTGCTGGGTAAGGAAGTGGATGCCGACAAGACGGATCGTTTGCTTGAGCGATTGAACAACGGGTTGAACTTTTTCGAGCAAACTTTATTATGCAACGGTAGGCAACCTTTTCTCGCCGGAGATTCCATTAGCATAGCCGATCTATCGGCTGCTTGTGAGATTGAACAAGTGAAAATAGCAGGGTACGACCCAAGCAGTGGTAGGCCGTATCTGGCCAAATGGTTGAAAGCCGTACGGGAGTGTACGAATCCGTACTATGATGAGGCCCATAAATATGTTTATCGACTGGCACCAGAACATATTGCTACTCCTGCCGTTCTTGATGACGACTGA
- the LOC128707257 gene encoding coactosin-like protein: MSDPVEVEQMSETKPRKMALPTSLDKDAIREAYEDVRSNLSDHEWAVFKFDGLKIVCSAKGQGFDEFCGEFHDDERAFGYIRIQMGDEMSKRSKFLFLTWIGPEVGVMQRAKMSTDKSIIKDVINNFAVELQVETSVDLDLEMFKAHLNKAGGANYGTGVREL; encoded by the exons ATGTCGGATCCGGTTGAAGTAGAGCAAATGTCTGAGACAAAGCCCCGTAAG ATGGCATTACCAACTTCGCTCGATAAGGATGCGATTCGCGAAGCGTATGAGGACGTCCGCTCGAATCTGAGCGATCACGAGTGGGCCGTGTTTAAGTTTGACGGCTTAAAGATTGTTTGCTCGGCCAAGGGCCAGGGCTTCGACGAGTTCTGCGGCGAGTTCCATGATGACGAGCGCGCGTTCGGTTACATCCGGATACAGATGGGTGACGAGATGTCGAAACGCAGCAAGTTCCTTTTCTTGACCTGGATCGGACCGGAAGTGGGTGTTATGCAGCGCGCCAAAATGTCAACCGACAAATCTATCATCAAGGATGTGATCAAC AACTTTGCTGTGGAGCTGCAGGTGGAAACGAGCGTCGATCTGGATCTCGAGATGTTTAAGGCGCACCTCAACAAAGCTGGCGGCGCTAACTACGGGACGGGTGTGCGGGAGCTGTAA
- the LOC128710328 gene encoding 28S ribosomal protein S29, mitochondrial produces the protein MIRNMVPLMQARLFYSTVTASATATLATKINPKLDEFRTTEQTVAKHQRTTIGRYYTIPADVRKMIFGHGGLPKSFEKQIKTFNECSLMVRLPAVEIIEYIKRTDFNRPVNRFVLYGEDGAGKSLTLAHLLHYGFQQQYVLIHVPWVPNWMKRAKETANSTTKEGAIDLPLDGAAWLLHFKSQNASLLKDLGLKVSRDYVWTKREITPAGAPLMDLVEHGINRAKFSCDAIAALLHELKEHSNEGRCRAMVLIDGFNAFFQSHTRLLTENKVRVKPEQLTLTDPFLSITRNDWHNGVCVVTIDQMVAEFKDKSQIQLNGSNTEDASSQPPLTVIDSRECFEHLDPFVPVRVVGYDDAEYYSCIQYYLERKWIQTTELGFDDELKMLSCQNPYQLMQLCASL, from the coding sequence ATGATACGAAACATGGTGCCTTTGATGCAGGCGCGTTTGTTCTATTCGACGGTCACGGCAAGTGCTACCGCCACACTTGCAACTAAAATAAACCCAAAGTTGGACGAATTTCGTACAACCGAGCAAACCGTGGCAAAACACCAACGCACAACTATTGGCCGGTATTACACCATCCCGGCGGATGTAcggaaaatgatttttggcCATGGTGGACTGCCAAAAAGCTTCGAAAAGCAgattaaaacattcaacgaATGCTCTTTGATGGTTCGTCTACCAGCGGTTGAGATTATCGAGTACATAAAGCGGACTGATTTCAATCGACCGGTGAACCGGTTCGTGTTATACGGCGAGGATGGTGCCGGCAAATCGCTTACCTTGGCTCACCTTTTACACTACGGATTCCAGCAGCAATACGTCCTGATACACGTTCCCTGGGTGCCGAACTGGATGAAGCGTGCAAAAGAAACCGCCAACTCGACCACAAAAGAGGGTGCTATTGATTTACCATTGGACGGTGCAGCTTGGTTATTGCATTTTAAGAGCCAGAATGCATCATTACTTAAAGATCTCGGCCTAAAAGTGAGCCGCGATTACGTGTGGACGAAGCGCGAAATAACACCGGCAGGGGCGCCACTGATGGACCTGGTCGAGCACGGTATTAACCGAGCGAAATTCTCCTGCGATGCGATTGCTGCACTGTTGCATGAACTTAAGGAACACTCGAATGAGGGTCGTTGCCGTGCTATGGTGCTGATCGATGGGTTTAATGCTTTCTTTCAGTCACACACGCGCCTCCTAACCGAAAACAAAGTACGCGTTAAGCCCGAACAACTCACGCTGACGGATCCATTCCTCAGCATCACTCGCAACGACTGGCATAATGGTGTGTGCGTGGTAACTATTGATCAAATGGTGGCAGAATTTAAAGATAAATCGCAAATTCAGTTAAATGGCTCGAACACAGAGGATGCATCCTCTCAACCTCCCCTAACTGTTATCGATTCGCGCGAATGCTTTGAACATCTAGACCCGTTTGTGCCGGTGCGCGTCGTCGGTTATGATGACGCTGAATATTACAGCTGCATCCAGTACTATCTTGAGCGTAAATGGATTCAAACAACTGAGTTGGGATTTGACGATGAGCTTAAAATGTTAAGTTGCCAGAATCCGTACCAACTGATGCAGCTATGCGCCTCGTTGTAG
- the LOC128712175 gene encoding phosphatidylinositol-3-phosphatase SAC1 → MDLRVFDDMNFYITPDRFFIEPTESEQFVIIERPNGIVSLHTSESKEQLPIHGYELRKICGVLGMVRLISGFYLVVVTHRVFIGLINNEPIWQMAGFDLIPLTQTLTHLSEAQKEQNAIYLAMMRQVLDTPFFYFSYGYDLTNTMQRIGSSAGGGESGGLYMKSDKRFIWNIGLLERLSHLHRYALPIIHGFVSINDVIINGHSLSWILISRRSVQYAGTRLFCRGINGDGQVANYVETEQILITGQDRVSFVQTRGSIPLFWQQNPTLQYKPRPQLLTGRDHLIACSRHFDEQCKRYGAQGLINLIDHKGAEEVLEKAYDATISALANPLVNYVSFDFHKECKKMRYDRLSLLMSRIASQQDNFGVYHTSNAGQVYSVQKGVFRTNCIDCLDRTNVVQSLIAKRSLEQSLEKIGIFKLGEKHIDPTSQFEAIFKAVWADNADLISLQYSGTGALKTDFTRTGKRTFKGLLRDGLNSLTRYVKNNFYDGYRQDSIELLLGSYRVNEGEGLDFPSPLTASDPTVDMRKRMMASMVLFEIAVFFVILLYPTEYSLKTGVILFGWGIVCLVTERFFAKHRTDFVDWPKLLSKK, encoded by the exons ATGGATTTACGTGTTTTTGATGATATGAATTT TTATATTACACCGGATAGGTTCTTCATCGAGCCTACCGAATCGGAGCAATTTGTTATCATCGAACGTCCTAATGGAATTGTATCGTTACACA CCTCAGAAAGTAAGGAACAGTTACCGATCCACGGTTACGAGTTACGGAAAATATGTGGTGTGTTGGGAATGGTTCGGTTGATCAGCGGTTTCTATCTGGTTGTGGTAACGCATCGAGTTTTCATCGGTCTTATCAATAACGAGCCAATCTGGCAGATGGCCGGATTCGATCTGATACCACTCACACAAACGCTTACCCATTTGAGTGAAGCCCAGAAGGAACAGAATGCCATTTATCTAGCTATGATGCGCCAGGTGCTTGATACGCCCTTCTTCTATTTTTCGTACGGCTATGATCTTACTAATACGATGCAAAGGATTGGCAGCAGTGCCGGTGGCGGTGAATCTGGGGGTCTCTACATGAAGAGTGACAAGCGTTTCATTTGGAACATTGGACTGCTGGAGCGGTTATCCCATCTGCACCGTTATGCTCTTCCCATCATCCACGGAT TCGTTTCCATCAACGATGTGATAATAAACGGACATTCGCTCAGCTGGATACTGATTTCACGGCGCTCGGTACAATATGCAGGCACGCGGTTGTTTTGCCGTGGTATAAACGGCGATGGTCAAGTGGCTAACTACGTCGAGACAGAGCAGATCCTGATCACCGGACAAGATCGCGTGTCGTTCGTGCAAACACGAGGCAGCATTCCGCTCTTTTGGCAACAGAACCCAACGTTGCAATACAAACCTCGACCGCAATTGCTAACTGGACGAGACCATCTGATAGCCTGTTCGCGCCACTTTGACGAGCAGTGTAAACGGTACGGTGCACAGGGTTTAATCAACCTGATTGATCATAAGGGTGCAGAGGAGGTGCTAGAGAAGGCGTACGATGCGACGATCTCAGCACTCGCCAACCCACTGGTGAACTACGTATCGTTCGACTTCCATAAGGAGTGCAAAAAGATGCGTTACGATCGTTTGAGTCTTTTAATGTCGCGGATTGCCAGTCAGCAGGACAACTTTGGCGTTTACCACACAAGCAACGCCGGACAGGTATACTCCGTCCAGAAAGGTGTGTTTCGTACGAACTGCATTGACTGTTTGGACCGAACGAACGTCGTACAGAGCTTAATTGCAAAGCGTAGCCTTGAGCAATCGTTGGAAAAAATAGGCATTTTTAAACTAGGCGAGAAACACATCGATCCTACATCCCAGTTCGAAGCCATCTTCAAAGCG GTTTGGGCAGATAATGCGGACCTCATTTCGCTGCAATATTCCGGCACCGGTGCGTTGAAGACAGATTTTACCCGAACAGGGAAGCGCACATTTAAAGGATTGCTTCGCGACGGTTTGAACTCCCTGACGCGCTATGTGAAGAATAACTTTTACGACGGCTATCGTCAGGACAGTATCGAGCTGCTCCTAGGGTCGTATCGAGTGAATGAAGGTGAAGGTTTAGATTTTCCTTCTCCACTGACTGCCTCCGATCCTACCGTCGACATGAGGAAACGAATG ATGGCGTCAATGGTGTTGTTCGAGATAGCGGTGTTCTTCGTCATCCTGCTATATCCGACAGAGTATAGCCTCAAAACAGGTGTTATATTGTTTGGTTGGGGTATTGTATGTCTAGTAACGGAACGATTCTTTGCAAAGCATCGTACCGATTTTGTGGACTGGCCGAAACTGCTTTCAAAAAAGTAA